TATGTCTGTTCAAGAAGCTTTAGAATTTTTTAAGAATATTTCTCAAATTAAAAGAAAACTTGCTTCTTTAAAAGAGGTAGGATTAAATTATATCAGACTTGGTCAATCAGCGACTACTTTATCAGGAGGAGAAGCCCAAAGAGTGAAGCTCTCTACCGAACTTTCAAGGAGTTCTACCGGTAAAACTCTATATCTGTTAGATGAGCCTACAACAGGTCTTCATTTTGCTGATATTCAAAATCTCCTCAATGTCCTCTTGAGATTAAGAGATAAAGGTAATACGATTGTAGTGATAGAACACAATTTAGATGTCATTAAGACAGCCGACTATATTATTGATTTAGGCCCGGAAGGCGGAGAAAAAGGGGGTGAAATTGTAGCTGAGGGGTCACCTGAAGAAGTATGTAAAAATAGTAACTCGTATACCGGGCAATATTTAAAAGAAATTTTAAATGTCTCGATGGAAGATAGTTCCGAACGTTAGCCAGGGCGATCTTGTTGGGAGTTAAGTTAATTTGCTCTTGTCAAAAATAGCTTTTGAGTTTGCTTAGAATTTAAGCTTAAATAGCACCTTTGCCTTAACTTAGTCTCTTAGTTAAAGAAAGGTGCTATTTTATTGATCGTCTCGAAGAACTAAAATTAGATAACTAACGGTTATCTATAAGGTGCTATTTTGTTGATCGTCTCGAAGAGTTAAAATAAATAACTAACAGTTATCATTGTCGAGAAAGCAGTCTTTTCATATTTTAACCCGGCTGCTTTTCTACTTGCATAACCATACCCTAACAGAGCATCATAGTTTAAACTACCTTTTTTATAACTTGTTCCTATGCTTATTACTTTAAGAGAAGGATCAACTATTCCGGTAATTCCTTGAGCCTTATCAGGAGATGGAGCTTCATCAATATAAAAACCGCCAGATAAAGATAAATTTTTATCTTTCTGATATCTAGCTCCAAAACGGTATCTATTAGTTGCTTTCCAGTCAAGACTCTTTGCTGGTTCATTTGTAAGAAAACCTTTTGGGTTGGCATAGGTAATGTCTTTCTTAGTGGTTGACCAATCAGTTCTGGCTATGTCACAAGCTAAAAGAAGTCTTGGTAAGTATTGATAAGAGAGGCCTAAACCATAAGTGGCTGGATGATAAAAATTACCTTTAAATTTACTTTCTCCATTTACCCGTGCTCCTGCTATTGGGATTGAATGATCAACCTTAGCATCTCCATCTATCTCGATCTTACTGCCACTTCTATAAACCAGCCCTACCTTTAATTTCTCACCTACCTTACAAAGTACTCCTAAAATGCCTTCTAATCCATCTCCAGAGCTATTTGCTTTAAGACTATAGTTATAATTTGAGGTATAGTTCTTGGTGGCTTCTTTTTCATTGGTAAAGCTTAAGTAGTTTATCCCTAAGCCTAAAGATAACTTTTCATTTATCTGCTTAGCCAGACATAAATTAGTAACCGAAAGTCCAATTAAAGTGTTATACTTTGCTTTTATTTCTGCTAATGCATCGTTTATGGTGTCGTCCCATTTAATCTCTGTCCCTACTGGTAAATAAAAACCAAAACCAAGGGTCAAGCCTCTTAATTGAGTATATCCTCCTACGCTGGGAAGTGGTGATAAAGATTTGGTCTTGGTCTCATCAAACTTAGGTGGTTCAGATAGATCAGGAATAGCAAAAAAGACATCGCCTCTATCTTTGTCTATGCTTATAGGATTAGCTACTGAATCTGGATCCTGATTACTGATATTTAACAAATGAAGATCTACCCCTACTTTCTTTCCTGAGCATTGAGGCAGTCCGGCTGGGTTCCAGTAAATAGCGGTTCAATTATCGGCTACTCCTGTAAAAGCTCCACCCATAGAAGTAGCTTCTGCTCCTAAGCCTGGTGATTCATAACCACCGCTTATCACATAAGTAGGCAAAAAGATTAAGCTAATGAAGAGAGTAAAAATTAAGTACTTCTTTAAAATCATAAAACCTCCTTTGATTGATGGGCATTAACAACCGTAAGGTTGAAAAGATGTTTACTTGACGAAAGGGTATGATAACCTTCTAAATCTTCATTAAGAAAGGAGGGCACTCCAGACAAAAGCAACAAATAAATTATATCATAACGCTTTTAAAATTTAAAGGATTTTATTTCAAGTGTTGTTAGCCACAAACAAAAAATGTTGCAGATTGACAAACTTCGCACTACAATTGAAAAGCAACTTGAAACAATTAACGCCTTACCACAGGTAATTTTAAGAAAGGCGTTTAGGGGGGAGTTATGGACCAAGAAATATACGAGCGACTACAAAGTATAAGCAATCGGCTAAAAAAAGAATACCATGCCGAAAGGGTTATCCTCTTTGGCTCTTATGCCACAGGTGAGGCAACGCAAGACAGTGATGTTGACCTTTTTATTATTGCACCTACTAAGGAGCGGTTTTTTGAGAGAATGGCTACTGTTCTTGGAATTGTTCGAGACCTTTACAAAGGGCTTGCTTTATCCCCAATTGTTTTGCGGTCGCAAGAGGTAAAAAGGAGATTAAAAATAAACGACCAATTTGTACAAGAAATATTAGAAAAGGGGGTTGAGTTATGAAAAAGTCAGAAGAATCTTTTATCGTTGAAGATTGGAAAAGGGTAGCACGAAAGGATTGGGAACGCATAAAAAGAAATTTGAAGGATGATGATGCTGAGGCAGGAGGATATTTCTTACAACAGGCATTGGAAAAGTACCTGAAGGCATTTTTACTTCAGCATGGTTGGAAATTAAAAAAGATTCATGCACTTCATGACCTGATTAGTGATGCGGTTGAGTACAATTCAGCCTTTGAGTCGTTTCGTCAATTATGTGAGCGTGTTTCAGGATATTATTTTATTGACCGATACCCTCCACTTTTTCCTTCAGAACTTACTTGTAAAGATATAGAAGAGGATATAAAGGAGGCAAAAGAACTTATTCAAATACTCTTTTCAGAGGAGGAATTAAATGTCTAAAAGCAATCCCCAATTTGTGACGCACTGCGTAACGAATTAAGCTGGGCGAACAAGAACTGAAGAACGAATTGCAGAGAGAACGAATGCTCATTGAACAGGAACAACGATTTAAAAGGCTAAAAAGCTAAGGAGTTGAGTGTTATGAGTGAAAATTATAAAATAACTGAATTCAGACCATTGCCAGAAGGATGGAGATGGGCGAGGACGGGGGAGGTGTGTGAAGATGAGAAGATTGAATGATGTGCAAATAAATGCAATCTGTGAGTTGCTGAAAGAAGGGAAACCTTTGCCTGAAGATTATAAGTGGCTACTCTTTGAGGGAAAACAAGAGACTGAGTTAATCTATGCCGGCAAAACAAGAGAGGTAGATGTTGTAGCTGAGACTATGGCTGTGCCTCTTCAAAAGGTAAAGGTTTTTGGGAATGTAGGAGATGACGAATGGCATAATATGCTAATCTTTGGAGATAATCTTCAGGTTTTGAAAAAACTGCTTAAATGGAAAGAAGAAGGAAAATTGAAAAATCCTGATGGGTCAAAGGGGGTTAAGTTGATTTATATAGACCCTCCGTTTGCTACACGGCAGGAATTTTCTGGAAGTAGAGGTGAAAAAGCATATCAAGATAAGATTATAGGGGCAAAATTTTTAGAATGGCTAAGACAGAGATTGATTCTAATGAAAGAACTTTTAAGTAATGATGGGAGTATTTATGTGCATATGGATTATCGTAAGGGACAATACTGTAAGATAATTTTGGACGAAGTGTTTCAAGAAGTAAATTTCCGAAATGAAATTGTTTGGTGTTATACAGGACCAAGCCAATCAGAAAACTATTTCCCTCGAAAGCATGAATATATCTATTTTTATGCGAAAAGTTCATCTTCAATTTTCAATCCGCAATACATTTCTCATAAAAGTGGACTCCACAATGTAGGACAAATTTTTGGAGACACAGATACAGAAAACGACGAATATGTTCGTGAACTTGAGAAAAGGGGCAAGAAAATTGAGGATTGGTGGATTGATATTTGGGCAACCGAGCGATACAGAAGCGAACTTCTAAACTACCCTACCCAAAAACCCGAAGCCCTCCTTGAACGCATTATCAAAGCATCTTCCAACCCAGGCGACCTTGTCCTTGACTGCTTTGCTGGCTCTGGAACAACAGGAGCAGTAGCAGAAAAACTCAATAGAAGATGGATAATGACTGATTCCTCTAAATTTGCCATTTATACAATAATAAAAAGAATGCTTAACTTTAAAGAACAGCTTGGTAACAAAGGAAATCCTTTGAGACCAAAGCCTTTTGCTGTTTATAATGCCGGGCTTTACGATATAAAAATGCTTAAACAGTTGCCATTCAAGGAGTACCGAGAATTTGCCTTGCAACTCTTCCAGTGTAAAGATGAGCCACATACATTAGCCGGGATTAAATTAGATGGCTATTTTGGACAAGACCATGTCCTGGTTTTTAAGTGGAAGAAGAATGGTAACGAAGATGAGTATGTAATAGATAGGGGATTTATTGACAACCTCCACTCTATCTTAGGAAAGCGGATAGGTAAGCGATTCTTTGTTATTGCACCTGCGGCAAGTGTTCTGTTTTTAGAGGATTACATAGAGAAAGATAGGGTAAAATATTATGTCTTGAGAATTCCTTACTCTATAATTGACGAACTTCACAAAAAGAACTTTAAGCTCCTTGAGCAACCCCTCTCCGCAGATATTTCTGAAGTAAATAAGGTAATGGAGCAGATCGGCTTTGATTTTATCTATCCACCAGATGTGGAATGTGAATATTATATTGAGGATAAGAAAGGACAGTTAGAAGTAGGTCAGAGTGGTGAGGAGGCAGTTATAAAAATAAAAAACTTTAGAAGCAATATAATCTCCAAAAAACCAATCCCTGAAGAAGAACTTGGATTTAAGGCTTTGTCAATGGTGATGATTGATTACGCTTTCAACAGTGAATACTTTTCTTTGGATGACAAGTGGTTTGCTCAAGATTTAGAGAAAAATGGCTATGAAATCCACTGTCCCACCGAAAAATTAACAGACAAGATGATGATAATTTATATGGATGTTTATGGGAATGAGAGGAAGGAAATAAAAACCCGGGAAGATTTTAAGAGGTAAATAATTAAGGAAAATAAAATGTCTCAAATAACTAAATCTCAAAATTATCAAGACCTTTTTCAGCGGGTTTCTAACCTTCTTGAAACTGCAAGAAGAAAAACTGTTAGACAAATAAATACGGTTATCACTCAGACATACTGGGAGATTGGAAAGCTAATAGTAGAAGAAGAGCAGAAAGGGAGAGAAAGAGCAGAATATGGAGAATATCTCATCAGCAGATTATCCAAAGATTTAACTAAAAAATTTGGCAGAGGATTCACCATGGCTAATCTTAAGAATATTCGGCAATTCTACCTTGCATATCCAAAACTGTATGCACTACATTTAGAATCTGCAGATGAAAAAAGCTACGCAGTGCGTAGCCAATTAAGTTGGACGCATTTCAGAATACTTATGAGGGTCAAAGATGAATTAGCAAGAAAGTTTTATGAAATAGAGACAGTAAAAAATAATTGGTCAAGCAGAGAACTTGACCGTCAGACAAATTCACTTCTTTTTGAAAGAGTAGCCTTAAGTAAAGATAAAAAAGGGGTGCTTGAACTTGCCCAAAAAGGGCAGATTATTGAGAAACCTGAAGATGCTATAAAAGACCCTTATGTTCTGGAATTTCTTGGATTACCAGAAAAACATCAGTATTCAGAATCACAACTTGAGCAAGCGTTAATTGACCATTTACAGGAATTTATACTTGAGTTAGGGAAAGGATTTACATTTGTTGCCCGGCAGAAAAGAATCACTATTGATAATGAGCATTACTATATTGACCTTATCTTTTACCATCGGATACTTCGTTGCTTGGTGGTGATTGATTTAAAGGTAGGGAAACTTGACCATAGAGATGTTGGACAAATGAATTTTTATTTGAATTATATAAAGGATAATGAGATGCTTAATGATGAAAATCCACCAGTTGGAATTATCCTTTGTACAGAGACAAATCGCAGTAAGGTCTTCATAGAATATGCCCTTGGTGGATTGAGCAATAAGGTACTTGTATCTAAATATAAATTATATCTGCCAACCAAAAAGGAGCTGGAAGAAGAGATAAAAAAGGAAACTATCCGATTGAAGATGATTCCCAAAGAGGAGTAACCATGCCTGAAATATTTACCATAAAAGCAAGTGACCTTATCCTAAAGGTCTCTGAAAACATAGACCCAACAATATTTGATATTTCAAGATATGAGGCATTCTTAGATGCTCTGTGTGGCACAAGGGAATTTCAGAAAGAGACAATAAGAACGGTCTTGAGGTATCTATTGGGTGGAAGATATAGGAATTTAAGGCAGTTAGCCGAGGAGAATTATAATACCAATCCTGCTTTAAGAGAGATTTATCCTGCATTTGCTGATTTTGAAAGGCACCTGCAACTCCCTGATAAGTTTTCTTGTACCATAGACTTAGCCACAGGCACAGGTAAAAGCTATGTTTTATATGGTCTTGCCCGGATTATGCTTGCTGAAGGTATGGTGGATAGAGTTTTGGTGCTTGTCCCTTCCACTACCATAGAAAAAGGACTTACAGAAAAGTTTATGGCTTTGTCAGGAGATGCTGACCTTTTAAGACTCATTCCCCAAAATGTAAAGATAAGAAACCCTGAAATTATCAATGCCACTCAAACAATTAGAGAAGGGGATATTTGTATTGAGAATATTCATGCCGTCTATGAGCATGTGAAATCATCAGTTGAAGATAGCCTGATAGGAAA
The bacterium DNA segment above includes these coding regions:
- a CDS encoding outer membrane protein transport protein; amino-acid sequence: MYWNPAGLPQCSGKKVGVDLHLLNISNQDPDSVANPISIDKDRGDVFFAIPDLSEPPKFDETKTKSLSPLPSVGGYTQLRGLTLGFGFYLPVGTEIKWDDTINDALAEIKAKYNTLIGLSVTNLCLAKQINEKLSLGLGINYLSFTNEKEATKNYTSNYNYSLKANSSGDGLEGILGVLCKVGEKLKVGLVYRSGSKIEIDGDAKVDHSIPIAGARVNGESKFKGNFYHPATYGLGLSYQYLPRLLLACDIARTDWSTTKKDITYANPKGFLTNEPAKSLDWKATNRYRFGARYQKDKNLSLSGGFYIDEAPSPDKAQGITGIVDPSLKVISIGTSYKKGSLNYDALLGYGYASRKAAGLKYEKTAFSTMITVSYLF
- a CDS encoding HEPN domain-containing protein: MKKSEESFIVEDWKRVARKDWERIKRNLKDDDAEAGGYFLQQALEKYLKAFLLQHGWKLKKIHALHDLISDAVEYNSAFESFRQLCERVSGYYFIDRYPPLFPSELTCKDIEEDIKEAKELIQILFSEEELNV
- a CDS encoding DUF1016 family protein, with the translated sequence MSQITKSQNYQDLFQRVSNLLETARRKTVRQINTVITQTYWEIGKLIVEEEQKGRERAEYGEYLISRLSKDLTKKFGRGFTMANLKNIRQFYLAYPKLYALHLESADEKSYAVRSQLSWTHFRILMRVKDELARKFYEIETVKNNWSSRELDRQTNSLLFERVALSKDKKGVLELAQKGQIIEKPEDAIKDPYVLEFLGLPEKHQYSESQLEQALIDHLQEFILELGKGFTFVARQKRITIDNEHYYIDLIFYHRILRCLVVIDLKVGKLDHRDVGQMNFYLNYIKDNEMLNDENPPVGIILCTETNRSKVFIEYALGGLSNKVLVSKYKLYLPTKKELEEEIKKETIRLKMIPKEE
- a CDS encoding site-specific DNA-methyltransferase, translated to MRRLNDVQINAICELLKEGKPLPEDYKWLLFEGKQETELIYAGKTREVDVVAETMAVPLQKVKVFGNVGDDEWHNMLIFGDNLQVLKKLLKWKEEGKLKNPDGSKGVKLIYIDPPFATRQEFSGSRGEKAYQDKIIGAKFLEWLRQRLILMKELLSNDGSIYVHMDYRKGQYCKIILDEVFQEVNFRNEIVWCYTGPSQSENYFPRKHEYIYFYAKSSSSIFNPQYISHKSGLHNVGQIFGDTDTENDEYVRELEKRGKKIEDWWIDIWATERYRSELLNYPTQKPEALLERIIKASSNPGDLVLDCFAGSGTTGAVAEKLNRRWIMTDSSKFAIYTIIKRMLNFKEQLGNKGNPLRPKPFAVYNAGLYDIKMLKQLPFKEYREFALQLFQCKDEPHTLAGIKLDGYFGQDHVLVFKWKKNGNEDEYVIDRGFIDNLHSILGKRIGKRFFVIAPAASVLFLEDYIEKDRVKYYVLRIPYSIIDELHKKNFKLLEQPLSADISEVNKVMEQIGFDFIYPPDVECEYYIEDKKGQLEVGQSGEEAVIKIKNFRSNIISKKPIPEEELGFKALSMVMIDYAFNSEYFSLDDKWFAQDLEKNGYEIHCPTEKLTDKMMIIYMDVYGNERKEIKTREDFKR
- a CDS encoding nucleotidyltransferase domain-containing protein, with the translated sequence MDQEIYERLQSISNRLKKEYHAERVILFGSYATGEATQDSDVDLFIIAPTKERFFERMATVLGIVRDLYKGLALSPIVLRSQEVKRRLKINDQFVQEILEKGVEL